Proteins from a single region of Altererythrobacter sp. Root672:
- the typA gene encoding translational GTPase TypA, whose protein sequence is MSLRNVAIIAHVDHGKTTLVDQLFRQSGTFRENQRVEERAMDSNDLEKERGITILAKCTSVEWHGTHINIVDTPGHADFGAEVERILSMVDGVILLVDAAEGPMPQTKFVTGKALGLGLRPIVVVNKIDRQDARPSEVLDEVFDLFVNLDANDEQLDFPVLYASGRAGFASEDLTAREGNLDPLFKAIVSHVPAPDLDPDGAFAMLATLLDRDPFLGRILTGRIESGRLEVGMPIKALDVNGKVVEAGRATKVFAFEGLERVPVLHASAGDIVAIAGLTDATVSNTICDPTVSVPIAAQPIDPPTLAMSFAVNDSPYAGREGDKVQSRVIRDRLEREAESNVAIRITESRDKDAFEVAGRGELQLGVLIENMRREGFELSISRPRVLFQDGPEGREEPYETVVIDVDEEFSGTVVEKIAQRKGEMTDMRPSGGGKTRITFSAPSRGLIGYHGEFLSDTRGTGVMNRLFEKYGPYKGSISGRQNGVLISMEQGEAVPYALNALEDRGVLFINPGEKLYQGMVIGENAKPQDLEVNPLKSKQLTNFRSTGKDDAVRLTPPRKMTLEQAIAYIQDDELVEVTPQSIRLRKRYLDPNERKKMSRKEG, encoded by the coding sequence ATGAGCCTTCGCAACGTGGCAATCATCGCCCACGTCGATCACGGCAAGACCACGCTTGTCGACCAGCTGTTCCGCCAGTCCGGCACCTTCCGCGAAAACCAGCGCGTTGAGGAACGGGCCATGGATTCCAATGACCTGGAGAAAGAGCGAGGGATCACCATCCTCGCCAAGTGCACCAGCGTCGAATGGCACGGCACCCATATCAACATCGTCGATACGCCCGGCCACGCCGACTTCGGCGCCGAGGTGGAGCGAATCCTGTCGATGGTCGACGGGGTGATTCTCCTGGTCGACGCAGCCGAAGGCCCGATGCCGCAGACCAAGTTCGTCACCGGCAAGGCGCTCGGTCTCGGCCTGCGTCCGATCGTGGTGGTCAACAAGATCGACCGTCAGGACGCTCGCCCGAGCGAAGTGCTCGACGAGGTGTTCGACTTGTTCGTCAACCTCGACGCCAATGACGAGCAGCTCGACTTCCCGGTGCTCTACGCTTCGGGCCGCGCGGGCTTCGCCAGCGAAGATCTGACAGCGCGCGAGGGCAACCTCGATCCGCTGTTCAAGGCCATCGTCAGCCACGTGCCGGCGCCCGACCTCGATCCCGACGGCGCTTTCGCGATGCTCGCGACGCTGCTCGACCGCGATCCGTTCCTCGGCCGTATCCTGACCGGCCGGATCGAAAGCGGCCGCCTCGAAGTCGGCATGCCGATCAAGGCGCTCGACGTGAACGGCAAGGTGGTTGAAGCCGGCCGCGCGACCAAGGTCTTCGCTTTCGAAGGTCTCGAGCGCGTTCCCGTGCTTCATGCTTCGGCGGGCGACATTGTTGCCATTGCCGGCCTGACCGACGCCACGGTTTCGAACACGATCTGCGACCCGACGGTCAGCGTGCCGATCGCCGCGCAGCCGATCGATCCGCCAACGCTGGCCATGAGCTTTGCCGTCAACGACAGCCCCTATGCCGGGCGCGAAGGCGACAAGGTCCAGAGCCGCGTGATCCGCGACCGCTTGGAGCGTGAGGCCGAAAGCAACGTCGCCATCCGCATCACTGAAAGCCGCGACAAGGACGCGTTCGAAGTCGCCGGCCGCGGCGAGCTTCAGCTCGGCGTGCTGATCGAGAACATGCGCCGCGAAGGTTTCGAACTGTCGATCAGCCGCCCGCGCGTGCTGTTCCAGGACGGACCCGAAGGTCGCGAGGAGCCCTACGAAACCGTCGTGATCGACGTGGACGAGGAATTCTCCGGCACCGTGGTCGAGAAGATCGCCCAGCGTAAGGGCGAGATGACCGACATGCGCCCGAGCGGTGGCGGCAAGACCCGCATCACCTTCAGCGCCCCGAGCCGCGGCCTGATCGGCTATCACGGCGAGTTCCTGTCGGACACCCGCGGTACCGGCGTGATGAACCGCCTGTTCGAGAAGTACGGGCCGTACAAGGGTTCGATCAGCGGTCGCCAGAACGGCGTGTTGATCTCGATGGAGCAGGGAGAGGCCGTGCCTTACGCGCTCAACGCGCTCGAAGATCGCGGCGTGCTGTTCATCAACCCGGGCGAAAAGCTGTACCAGGGCATGGTGATCGGCGAAAACGCCAAGCCGCAGGACCTTGAGGTCAATCCGCTCAAGTCCAAGCAGCTGACCAACTTCCGCTCCACCGGCAAGGACGACGCCGTTCGTCTGACCCCGCCGCGGAAGATGACGCTGGAACAGGCCATCGCCTACATCCAGGACGACGAACTGGTCGAAGTGACCCCGCAGTCGATCCGCCTGCGCAAGCGCTACCTCGATCCGAACGAGCGCAAGAAGATGTCGCGCAAGGAAGGCTGA
- a CDS encoding class III extradiol dioxygenase subunit beta has translation MAKITAGIATSHVPAIGAAFDQGRTQDEYWKPVFDAYEWVKRFEEEEDPDVIILCYNDHASSMMLDVVPTFALGMAEEFEVADEGWGRRPVPTVVGDPVFAAHLAEQLVIDNFDLTLMNEMAVDHGLTVPLSLMFGKREEWPVRVIPLAVNVTQFPTPSGERCWQLGAAIRDAVQSYPAGLNVQIWGTGGMSHQLQGERAGLINPEFDNAFLDKLATEPDELRKITRLDYLREAGTEGIELIMWLIMRGALGEKVEELNRFYHVPASNTAVGHIVFRPAE, from the coding sequence ATGGCGAAGATTACTGCTGGTATTGCCACCAGCCACGTTCCGGCGATCGGCGCGGCGTTCGATCAAGGACGTACCCAGGATGAATACTGGAAGCCGGTGTTCGACGCCTACGAATGGGTCAAGCGCTTCGAGGAAGAGGAAGACCCCGACGTCATCATCCTCTGCTACAACGACCACGCGAGTTCGATGATGCTCGATGTCGTGCCGACGTTCGCGCTCGGCATGGCGGAAGAGTTCGAAGTGGCTGACGAGGGCTGGGGCCGCCGCCCGGTGCCGACGGTCGTCGGCGATCCGGTGTTCGCCGCGCACCTTGCCGAACAGCTGGTGATCGACAACTTCGACCTCACCCTGATGAACGAGATGGCGGTCGATCACGGCCTGACTGTTCCGCTTTCGCTGATGTTCGGCAAGCGCGAGGAATGGCCGGTCCGGGTCATTCCGCTCGCGGTCAACGTCACCCAGTTCCCGACTCCTTCGGGCGAGCGCTGCTGGCAGCTCGGTGCGGCGATCCGCGACGCGGTGCAGTCCTACCCTGCAGGCCTCAACGTACAGATCTGGGGCACCGGCGGTATGAGCCACCAATTGCAAGGCGAACGTGCAGGGTTGATCAACCCGGAATTCGACAACGCCTTCCTCGACAAGCTCGCCACCGAGCCCGACGAATTGCGCAAGATCACTCGCCTCGACTACCTGCGCGAAGCCGGTACCGAGGGGATCGAATTGATCATGTGGCTGATCATGCGTGGCGCGCTTGGCGAAAAGGTGGAGGAGCTGAATCGCTTCTATCACGTCCCCGCTTCGAACACCGCGGTCGGCCACATCGTATTTCGTCCGGCCGAGTAA